One genomic region from Strigops habroptila isolate Jane unplaced genomic scaffold, bStrHab1.2.pri NW_022045631.1_ctg1, whole genome shotgun sequence encodes:
- the NFKBIB gene encoding NF-kappa-B inhibitor beta isoform X1, with amino-acid sequence MPRAATPPLIGAEHRKCCANDGSRQGPAGDSRRRRRLLDGGSRLTRPGPAPMAAAEAPPPPPPPTTGDVKRPEADEWCDSGLGSLGEGALGPLPASPGPDDNAEAASPGAEPGAWLRHVLGFLTEDGDTALHLAVIHEHEAFLDSILQHTAGSAYLDLQNDLGQTALHLAVILGLESFVRKLRAAGAGLRAQERGGHTALHLACREGHPACARLLLPGHPPPAAEPEARAQLDSVNYDGYTPLHIAVLRKDVEMVELLLSAGADLNKPEPSCGRSPLHLAVEAQSPEVAEVLLRAGADPGARMYVGYTALYSARHRPDPRLPPLLRRFGAQDPPSDEDGDSSDEDEDEDEEEEEEEEYDDIVINSGRCVD; translated from the exons ATGCCCCGCGCCGCCACACCTCCTCTGATTGGCGCCGAACACCGGAAGTGCTGCGCGAACGACGGGTCCCGGCAGGGCCCGGCGGGGGATTCCCGGCGCCGGCGGCGGCTCCTCGATGGCGGCTCCCGCCTGacgcggcccggcccggccccgaTGGCGGCCGCGgaggcgccgccgccgccgcctcctcccaCCACGGGCGACGTGAAGCGGCCGGAGGCCGATGAGTGGTGCGACAGCGGCCTGGGCTCGCTGGGCGAGGGGGCGCTGGGGCCGCTGCCCGCCAGCCCCGGGCCCGACGACAACGCGGAGGCGGCGTCCCCCGGCGCGGAGCCCGGCGCTTGGCTGCGGCACGTCCTGGGCTTCCTCACGGAGGACGGAGACAC gGCGCTGCACTTGGCCGTGATCCACGAGCACGAGGCGTTCCTGGACTCCATCCTGCAGCACACGGCGGGAAGCGCCTACCTGGACCTGCAGAACGACCTGGGGCAG ACCGCGCTGCACCTCGCCGTGATCCTGGGCCTGGAGAGCTTCGTGCGGAAGCtgcgggcggcgggcgcggggctgcGGGCGCAGGAGCGGGGGGGGCACACGGCGCTGCACCTCGCCTGCCGCGAGGGGCACCCGGCCTGCGCCCGCCTGCTCCTGCCCGGgcaccccccccccgcggcgGAGCCCGAGGCGAGGGCTCAGCTCGACAGCGTCAACTACGATG GTTACACCCCCCTGCACATCGCGGTGCTGCGCAAGGACGTGGAGatggtggagctgctgctgagcgCCGGCGCCGACCTCAACAAACCG GAGCCCAGCTGCGGCCGCAGCCCCCTGCACTTGGCGGTGGAAGCGCAGAGCCCGGAGGTGGCCGAGGTTCTGCTCCGCGCCGGAGCCGACCCCGGCGCCCGCATGTACGTGGGGTACACGGCGCTGTACAGCGCCCGGCACCGGCCCGACCCCCGCCTGCCCCCCCTGCTGCGGCGCTTCGGGGCGCAGGACCCCCCCAGCGACGAGGACGGCGACAGCAGCGAT GAAGATGAAGATGAGGacgaggaggaagaggaggaggaagaataCGACGACATCGTCATCAACAGCGGCCGCTGCGTGGACTGA
- the NFKBIB gene encoding NF-kappa-B inhibitor beta isoform X2: MAAAEAPPPPPPPTTGDVKRPEADEWCDSGLGSLGEGALGPLPASPGPDDNAEAASPGAEPGAWLRHVLGFLTEDGDTALHLAVIHEHEAFLDSILQHTAGSAYLDLQNDLGQTALHLAVILGLESFVRKLRAAGAGLRAQERGGHTALHLACREGHPACARLLLPGHPPPAAEPEARAQLDSVNYDGYTPLHIAVLRKDVEMVELLLSAGADLNKPEPSCGRSPLHLAVEAQSPEVAEVLLRAGADPGARMYVGYTALYSARHRPDPRLPPLLRRFGAQDPPSDEDGDSSDQEDEDEDEEEEEEEEYDDIVINSGRCVD, from the exons aTGGCGGCCGCGgaggcgccgccgccgccgcctcctcccaCCACGGGCGACGTGAAGCGGCCGGAGGCCGATGAGTGGTGCGACAGCGGCCTGGGCTCGCTGGGCGAGGGGGCGCTGGGGCCGCTGCCCGCCAGCCCCGGGCCCGACGACAACGCGGAGGCGGCGTCCCCCGGCGCGGAGCCCGGCGCTTGGCTGCGGCACGTCCTGGGCTTCCTCACGGAGGACGGAGACAC gGCGCTGCACTTGGCCGTGATCCACGAGCACGAGGCGTTCCTGGACTCCATCCTGCAGCACACGGCGGGAAGCGCCTACCTGGACCTGCAGAACGACCTGGGGCAG ACCGCGCTGCACCTCGCCGTGATCCTGGGCCTGGAGAGCTTCGTGCGGAAGCtgcgggcggcgggcgcggggctgcGGGCGCAGGAGCGGGGGGGGCACACGGCGCTGCACCTCGCCTGCCGCGAGGGGCACCCGGCCTGCGCCCGCCTGCTCCTGCCCGGgcaccccccccccgcggcgGAGCCCGAGGCGAGGGCTCAGCTCGACAGCGTCAACTACGATG GTTACACCCCCCTGCACATCGCGGTGCTGCGCAAGGACGTGGAGatggtggagctgctgctgagcgCCGGCGCCGACCTCAACAAACCG GAGCCCAGCTGCGGCCGCAGCCCCCTGCACTTGGCGGTGGAAGCGCAGAGCCCGGAGGTGGCCGAGGTTCTGCTCCGCGCCGGAGCCGACCCCGGCGCCCGCATGTACGTGGGGTACACGGCGCTGTACAGCGCCCGGCACCGGCCCGACCCCCGCCTGCCCCCCCTGCTGCGGCGCTTCGGGGCGCAGGACCCCCCCAGCGACGAGGACGGCGACAGCAGCGAT CAGGAAGATGAAGATGAGGacgaggaggaagaggaggaggaagaataCGACGACATCGTCATCAACAGCGGCCGCTGCGTGGACTGA
- the SARS2 gene encoding serine--tRNA ligase, mitochondrial isoform X1: MAAPRALAAARRAAARGWRGAGGGGGGGGGAGVPGTAGGPGGPVPVRSRLYEHVREGRSARPQLEVSALSERELERRQGALRGRDLRDIVQTWARLRDVRGAIARLEEEKGRVARDVRALMAAHDKQTVEALPAYGALRARGRQIRLELQELLAQEASLDESFYLRALQLPNSTHPEVVSAERGGDTPSWCHPRPRHPMCPLEQPVGDESQARVLEVVGEKPVFDFKPKGHLELGEGLDIIRQRRLSHVSGHRSYYLCGAAALLEHALVRFAMAKLLSKGFLPMTVPDLLRGVVFEGCGMQPHLSPSPVYTIDPARFEDLSLAGTAEVGIAGYFMDHAVRLQDLPIRVVCSSTCYRAETDTGREPWGLYRVHQFTKVEMFGVTAAESGAESGELLAEFLALQKEIFSELGLHYRVLDMPTEELGLPAYRKFDIEAWMPGRGKYGEISSASNCTDYQSRRLNIMYSDGAGVLRHAHTVNGTACAVSRMLIALLECNQLRDGRVRVPPALQPLVGLDVIPRPPAPRLRYIGPNQPGGGP; this comes from the exons atggcggcgcccaGGGCGCTGGctgcggcgcggcgggcggcggcgcgggggtggcgcggcgcgggggggggcggcggcggcggcggcggggccggtgTTCCCGGTACCGCGGGTGGTCCCGGGGGGCCGGTGCCGGTGCGGAGCCGCCTGTACGAGCACGTCCGCGAGGGCCGGAGCGCGCGGCCGCAGCTGGAGGTGTCGGCGCTGAGCGAGCGGGAGCTGGAGCGGCGGCAGGGGGCGCTGCGGGGCCGCGACCTGCGCGACATC GTGCAGACCTGGGCCCGGCTGCGGGACGTGCGCGGCGCCATCGCCcgcctggaggaggagaagggacgAGTGGCCCGGGACGTGCGGGCCCTGATG GCAGCCCACGACAAGCAGACAGTAGAGGCG ctccctgcctaTGGAGCGCTCCGGGCTCGGGGGCGCCAGATCCGGCTGgaactgcaggagctgctggcccAGGAGGCCTCCTTGGATGAGAGCTTCTACCTGCgagccctgcagctccccaaCAGCACCCACCCCGAGGTGGTGAGTGCGGAGAGGGGGGGGGACACTCCATCGTGGTGTCATCCCCGCCCCCGACACCCCATGTGCCCTCTGGAACAGCCCGTCGGGGACGAGAGCCAGGCGCGAGTGCTGGAGGTGGTGGGGGAGAAACCAG TGTTCGACTTCAAGCCAAAGGGCCACTTGGAGCTGGGCGAGGGGCTGGACATCATCCGGCAGCG GCGCCTGTCGCACGTCTCGGGCCATCGCTCCTATTACCTGTGCGGGGCCGCGGCGCTGCTGGAGCACGCGCTGGTGCGCTTCGCCATGGCCAAACTGCTCAGCAAG GGCTTCCTCCCCATGACAGTGCCAGATCTGCTGCGTGGCGTCGTCTTT GAGGGCTGCGGGATGCAGCCCCACCTCAGCCCCTCGCCCGTGTACACCATTGACCCCGCGCGCTTCGAGGACCTGAGCCTGGCCGGGACGGCCGAGGTCGGCATCGCCG GCTACTTCATGGATCACGCAGTGCGGCTGCAGGACTTACCCATCAG GGTTGTGTGCTCCAGCACTTGCTACCGCGCCGAGACGGACACGGGGCGGGAGCCGTGGGGGCTGTACAGGGTGCACCAGTTCACCAAG GTGGAGATGTTTGGGGTGACGGCGGCTGAGAGCGGGGCTGAGAGTGGGGAGCTGCTGGCGGAGTTCCTGGCGCTGCAGAAGGAGATCTTCTCCGAGCTGGGCCTCCATTACCG CGTCCTGGACATGCCCACGGAGGAGCTGGGGCTCCCCGCGTACCGCAAGTTCGACATCGAGGCCTGGATGCCAGGACGGGGCAAATATGGGGAG ATCTCCAGTGCCTCCAACTGCACCGACTACCAGAGCCGGCGCCTCAACATCATGTACAGCGATGGGGCTGGGGTGCTGCGCCACGCGCACACG GTGAATGGCACAGCCTGCGCCGTGTCCCGTATGCTCATCGCCCTCTTGGAGTGTAACCAGCTACGG GACGGCCGCGTGCGGGTGCCCCcggccctgcagcccctggtgGGGCTGGATGTGATCCCCCGGCCCCCAGCCCCACGCCTGCGCTACATCGGCCCCAACCAGCCAGGGGGGGGACCCTGA
- the SARS2 gene encoding serine--tRNA ligase, mitochondrial isoform X2: MAAPRALAAARRAAARGWRGAGGGGGGGGGAGVPGTAGGPGGPVPVRSRLYEHVREGRSARPQLEVSALSERELERRQGALRGRDLRDIVQTWARLRDVRGAIARLEEEKGRVARDVRALMAAHDKQTVEALPAYGALRARGRQIRLELQELLAQEASLDESFYLRALQLPNSTHPEVPVGDESQARVLEVVGEKPVFDFKPKGHLELGEGLDIIRQRRLSHVSGHRSYYLCGAAALLEHALVRFAMAKLLSKGFLPMTVPDLLRGVVFEGCGMQPHLSPSPVYTIDPARFEDLSLAGTAEVGIAGYFMDHAVRLQDLPIRVVCSSTCYRAETDTGREPWGLYRVHQFTKVEMFGVTAAESGAESGELLAEFLALQKEIFSELGLHYRVLDMPTEELGLPAYRKFDIEAWMPGRGKYGEISSASNCTDYQSRRLNIMYSDGAGVLRHAHTVNGTACAVSRMLIALLECNQLRDGRVRVPPALQPLVGLDVIPRPPAPRLRYIGPNQPGGGP, encoded by the exons atggcggcgcccaGGGCGCTGGctgcggcgcggcgggcggcggcgcgggggtggcgcggcgcgggggggggcggcggcggcggcggcggggccggtgTTCCCGGTACCGCGGGTGGTCCCGGGGGGCCGGTGCCGGTGCGGAGCCGCCTGTACGAGCACGTCCGCGAGGGCCGGAGCGCGCGGCCGCAGCTGGAGGTGTCGGCGCTGAGCGAGCGGGAGCTGGAGCGGCGGCAGGGGGCGCTGCGGGGCCGCGACCTGCGCGACATC GTGCAGACCTGGGCCCGGCTGCGGGACGTGCGCGGCGCCATCGCCcgcctggaggaggagaagggacgAGTGGCCCGGGACGTGCGGGCCCTGATG GCAGCCCACGACAAGCAGACAGTAGAGGCG ctccctgcctaTGGAGCGCTCCGGGCTCGGGGGCGCCAGATCCGGCTGgaactgcaggagctgctggcccAGGAGGCCTCCTTGGATGAGAGCTTCTACCTGCgagccctgcagctccccaaCAGCACCCACCCCGAGGTG CCCGTCGGGGACGAGAGCCAGGCGCGAGTGCTGGAGGTGGTGGGGGAGAAACCAG TGTTCGACTTCAAGCCAAAGGGCCACTTGGAGCTGGGCGAGGGGCTGGACATCATCCGGCAGCG GCGCCTGTCGCACGTCTCGGGCCATCGCTCCTATTACCTGTGCGGGGCCGCGGCGCTGCTGGAGCACGCGCTGGTGCGCTTCGCCATGGCCAAACTGCTCAGCAAG GGCTTCCTCCCCATGACAGTGCCAGATCTGCTGCGTGGCGTCGTCTTT GAGGGCTGCGGGATGCAGCCCCACCTCAGCCCCTCGCCCGTGTACACCATTGACCCCGCGCGCTTCGAGGACCTGAGCCTGGCCGGGACGGCCGAGGTCGGCATCGCCG GCTACTTCATGGATCACGCAGTGCGGCTGCAGGACTTACCCATCAG GGTTGTGTGCTCCAGCACTTGCTACCGCGCCGAGACGGACACGGGGCGGGAGCCGTGGGGGCTGTACAGGGTGCACCAGTTCACCAAG GTGGAGATGTTTGGGGTGACGGCGGCTGAGAGCGGGGCTGAGAGTGGGGAGCTGCTGGCGGAGTTCCTGGCGCTGCAGAAGGAGATCTTCTCCGAGCTGGGCCTCCATTACCG CGTCCTGGACATGCCCACGGAGGAGCTGGGGCTCCCCGCGTACCGCAAGTTCGACATCGAGGCCTGGATGCCAGGACGGGGCAAATATGGGGAG ATCTCCAGTGCCTCCAACTGCACCGACTACCAGAGCCGGCGCCTCAACATCATGTACAGCGATGGGGCTGGGGTGCTGCGCCACGCGCACACG GTGAATGGCACAGCCTGCGCCGTGTCCCGTATGCTCATCGCCCTCTTGGAGTGTAACCAGCTACGG GACGGCCGCGTGCGGGTGCCCCcggccctgcagcccctggtgGGGCTGGATGTGATCCCCCGGCCCCCAGCCCCACGCCTGCGCTACATCGGCCCCAACCAGCCAGGGGGGGGACCCTGA
- the PAK4 gene encoding serine/threonine-protein kinase PAK 4 isoform X2 — MFSKKKKRLEISAPSNFEHRVHTGYDQHEQKFTGLPRQWQGLIEESAKRPKPLVDPICITTIQHASQKAEHRASRPQEPASNGPTASSCRAPARCPPETPAQPHLAPHASDPQLARQPPAAPAVAGAQREPQRVSHEQFRAALQMVVDPGDPRTYLDNFIKIGEGSTGVVCIATVRTSGKLVAVKKMDLRKQQRRELLFNEVVIMRDYQHENVVEMYNSYLVGDELWVVMEFLEGGALTDIVTHTRMSEEQIAAVCLAVLKALSVLHAQGVIHRDIKSDSILLTHDGRVKLSDFGFCAQVNKEVPRRKSLVGTPYWMAPELISRLPYGPEVDIWSLGVMVIEMVDGEPPYFNEPPLKAMKMIRDNLPPKLKNIHKVSPSLKGFLDRMLVRDPGHRATATELLKHPFLGKAGPPSAIVPLMRQNRLR; from the exons ATGTTCAGCAAGAAGAAGAAGCGTTTGGAGATCTCGGCTCCTTCTAACTTCGAGCACCGCGTCCACACCGGCTACGACCAACACGAGCAGAAGTTCACGGGGCTGCCCCGGCAATGGCAGGGCCTCATCGAGGAGTCAGCCAAGCGCCCCAAACCCTTGGTAGACCCCATCTGCATCACCACCATCCAACACGCTTCCCAAAAG GCCGAGCACCGAGCGAGCCGACCGCAGGAGCCGGCCTCCAACGGCCCCACCGCCAGCTCCTGCCGAGCTCCAGCGCGCTGCCCCCCGGAGACACCGGCCCAGCCGCACCTCGCGCCCCACGCCTCCGACCCGCAGCTGGCGCGGCAGCCCCCGGCGGCGCCGGCGGTGGCGGGAGCGCAGCGGGAGCCGCAGCGGGTGTCCCACGAGCAGTTCCGGGCGGCGCTGCAGATGGTGGTGGACCCCGGAGACCCTCGCACCTACTTGGACAACTTCATCAAGATCGGGGAGGGCTCCACCGGCGTCGTGTGCATCGCCACCGTGCGCACCTCGGGCAAGCTGGTGGCCGTCAAGAAGATGGATCTGCGCAAGCAGCAGCGGCGCGAGCTGCTCTTCAACGAG GTGGTGATCATGAGGGACTACCAGCACGAGAACGTGGTGGAGATGTACAACAGCTACTTGGTGGGGGACGAGCTCTGGGTGGTCATGGAGTTCCTGGAGGGCGGCGCCTTGACCGACATCGTCACCCACACCAG GATGAGCGAGGAGCAGATCGCCGCCGTCTGCCTGGCCGTGCTGAAGGCCCTCTCTGTCCTCCACGCGCAAGGGGTCATCCACCGCGACATCAAGAGCGACTCCATCCTCCTGACGCACGATGGGCGG gtGAAGCTCTCCGACTTCGGGTTCTGCGCCCAAGTGAACAAGGAGGTGCCGCGCCGCAAGTCCCTGGTGGGGACACCCTATTGGATGGCCCCAGAGCTCATCTCCCGCCTCCCCTATGGACCAGAG GTGGATATCTGGTCCTTGGGCGTGATGGTCATTGAGATGGTCGATGGGGAACCACCTTACTTCAATGAGCCACCCCTcaaggccatgaagatgatccGGGACAACCTGCCCCCCAAGCTCAAGAACATCCACAAG GTTTCTCCATCCCTCAAAGGCTTCCTGGACCGCATGTTGGTGCGGGACCCGGGCCACCGCGCCACGGCCACCGAGCTGCTGAAGCACCCGTTCCTGGGCAAGGCGGGGCCCCCCTCGGCCATCGTCCCCCTCATGCGCCAGAACCGCCTGCGGTga
- the PAK4 gene encoding serine/threonine-protein kinase PAK 4 isoform X1 encodes MFSKKKKRLEISAPSNFEHRVHTGYDQHEQKFTGLPRQWQGLIEESAKRPKPLVDPICITTIQHASQKTIVRGSKASKDGSLTWLLDEFENMSVSRSNSLRRDSPPFPPRRHHQLHQENGLSQGPSSAQTQEDAGRSKKTRPRAGREVEQGKERPRDKEEHPGHQQPHRCPAPGARPPPGCAKAPPERDSKQERVLRRERPEAAEKRPKSTLGAGGSSPPSPRDKRPLSGPSIRTPNIPISEGVMKTAQQTGRPFNTYPRAETDPGPQAEHRASRPQEPASNGPTASSCRAPARCPPETPAQPHLAPHASDPQLARQPPAAPAVAGAQREPQRVSHEQFRAALQMVVDPGDPRTYLDNFIKIGEGSTGVVCIATVRTSGKLVAVKKMDLRKQQRRELLFNEVVIMRDYQHENVVEMYNSYLVGDELWVVMEFLEGGALTDIVTHTRMSEEQIAAVCLAVLKALSVLHAQGVIHRDIKSDSILLTHDGRVKLSDFGFCAQVNKEVPRRKSLVGTPYWMAPELISRLPYGPEVDIWSLGVMVIEMVDGEPPYFNEPPLKAMKMIRDNLPPKLKNIHKVSPSLKGFLDRMLVRDPGHRATATELLKHPFLGKAGPPSAIVPLMRQNRLR; translated from the exons ATGTTCAGCAAGAAGAAGAAGCGTTTGGAGATCTCGGCTCCTTCTAACTTCGAGCACCGCGTCCACACCGGCTACGACCAACACGAGCAGAAGTTCACGGGGCTGCCCCGGCAATGGCAGGGCCTCATCGAGGAGTCAGCCAAGCGCCCCAAACCCTTGGTAGACCCCATCTGCATCACCACCATCCAACACGCTTCCCAAAAG ACCATCGTCCGGGGCAGCAAAGCCTCCAAGGACGGCTCCTTGACCTGGCTCCTGGATGAGTTTGAGAACATGTCCGTGTCCCGTTCCAATTCCCTGCGCAGGGACAGCCCCCCCTtcccgccccgccgccaccACCAGCTCCACCAGGAGAACGGCCTCTCCCAGGGCCCGAGCTCAGCTCAAACCCAGGAAGATGCCGGCAGGAGCAAGAAGACCCGCCCAAGGGCCGGGCGTGAGGTAGAACAGGGCAAGGAGAGACCTCGGGACAAGGAGGAGCACCCCggccaccagcagccccaccGGTGCCCCGCTCCCGGCGCCCGCCCGCCTCCCGGCTGTGCCAAAGCGCCCCCGGAGAGGGACTCCAAGCAGGAGCGGGTGCTGCGGCGCGAGCGCCCCGAAGCCGCTGAGAAGCGCCCCAAGTCCacgctgggtgctggggggagcagCCCCCCGTCCCCCCGGGACAAGCGCCCGCTCTCCGGGCCCAGTATCCGCACTCCCAACATTCCCATCTCGGAAGGGGTGATGAAAACAGCTCAACAGACCGGGCGGCCCTTCAACACCTACCCCCGGGCTGAGACCGACCCCGGCCCGCAG GCCGAGCACCGAGCGAGCCGACCGCAGGAGCCGGCCTCCAACGGCCCCACCGCCAGCTCCTGCCGAGCTCCAGCGCGCTGCCCCCCGGAGACACCGGCCCAGCCGCACCTCGCGCCCCACGCCTCCGACCCGCAGCTGGCGCGGCAGCCCCCGGCGGCGCCGGCGGTGGCGGGAGCGCAGCGGGAGCCGCAGCGGGTGTCCCACGAGCAGTTCCGGGCGGCGCTGCAGATGGTGGTGGACCCCGGAGACCCTCGCACCTACTTGGACAACTTCATCAAGATCGGGGAGGGCTCCACCGGCGTCGTGTGCATCGCCACCGTGCGCACCTCGGGCAAGCTGGTGGCCGTCAAGAAGATGGATCTGCGCAAGCAGCAGCGGCGCGAGCTGCTCTTCAACGAG GTGGTGATCATGAGGGACTACCAGCACGAGAACGTGGTGGAGATGTACAACAGCTACTTGGTGGGGGACGAGCTCTGGGTGGTCATGGAGTTCCTGGAGGGCGGCGCCTTGACCGACATCGTCACCCACACCAG GATGAGCGAGGAGCAGATCGCCGCCGTCTGCCTGGCCGTGCTGAAGGCCCTCTCTGTCCTCCACGCGCAAGGGGTCATCCACCGCGACATCAAGAGCGACTCCATCCTCCTGACGCACGATGGGCGG gtGAAGCTCTCCGACTTCGGGTTCTGCGCCCAAGTGAACAAGGAGGTGCCGCGCCGCAAGTCCCTGGTGGGGACACCCTATTGGATGGCCCCAGAGCTCATCTCCCGCCTCCCCTATGGACCAGAG GTGGATATCTGGTCCTTGGGCGTGATGGTCATTGAGATGGTCGATGGGGAACCACCTTACTTCAATGAGCCACCCCTcaaggccatgaagatgatccGGGACAACCTGCCCCCCAAGCTCAAGAACATCCACAAG GTTTCTCCATCCCTCAAAGGCTTCCTGGACCGCATGTTGGTGCGGGACCCGGGCCACCGCGCCACGGCCACCGAGCTGCTGAAGCACCCGTTCCTGGGCAAGGCGGGGCCCCCCTCGGCCATCGTCCCCCTCATGCGCCAGAACCGCCTGCGGTga
- the SYCN gene encoding syncollin, with amino-acid sequence MAALLVTVLGALVAAAAGQCPGASDLQAADGSRACALLYTDDSVYYDQCCGGKSLVVAPDSDVPYMPLGYSGRISSLVVGTGCQLNVWSRSGKKGKTKTFKAGAVPRLQEVKKGLLGNWDNAIRSYYCTCS; translated from the coding sequence ATGGCGGCGCTGCTGGTGACGGTGCTGGGGGCGCTGGTGGCCGCGGCCGCGGGGCAGTGCCCCGGCGCGAGCGACCTGCAGGCGGCCGACGGGAGCCGCGCCTGCGCCCTGCTCTACACCGACGACAGCGTCTACTACGACCAGTGCTGCGGCGGCAAGTCCCTGGTGGTGGCTCCCGACTCCGACGTGCCCTACATGCCGCTGGGCTACTCGGGCCGCATCTCCTCGCTGGTGGTGGGCACCGGCTGCCAGCTGAACGTGTGGTCGCGCAGCGGCAAGAAGGGCAAGACCAAAACGTTCAAGGCCGGCGCGGTGCCGCGCTTGCAGGAGGTGAAAAAGGGGCTCTTGGGCAACTGGGACAACGCCATCAGGTCCTACTACTGCACGTGCAGCtga
- the LRFN1 gene encoding leucine-rich repeat and fibronectin type III domain-containing protein 1 — protein sequence MAKLLVPLVVLGAVAAGPPRCPPRCLCPAAAPSPTLLCARTGLLAVPPLLDRAAVELRLADNFIGAVGRSDFANMSSLVHLTLSRNGLRRLAPGAFADLRALRALHLDGNRLPALSGAQLRGLANLRHLILANNQLAAIEPAAFAAFAATVEDLDLSHNNLPALPWDAVASMASLATLTLDHNLLERIPAGTVARLPRLARLDLTANRLRALPPVPGPPGPTLAAGGNPLHCNCELLWLRRLAQPDRLESCASPPPLAGRLLWAVPEEELTCRAPAIATAAAHPAAVIEGQPLTLACAAAGDPLPALHWLGPDGRLVQNGSRRAVGHDGTLELRVATLGDHGAFTCVASNAAGEAAARVAVTVLPLPVPHSDAGDDGGAGATAVGPGASDMARAGGNETRAPGERRVVAAEVTAASARIRWLPQRHVPGVRVFQIQYNSSGDEAPVYRLLPPSSRSFTLRDLAAGREYELCVAALQGAGGSAPPVTHPLGCVRFSTAPAGSASPPGCAALPRAHFLGGTVIIVIGAAIAASVLLFILILTARYKAAAASRRLPTVTSVCSQTNGSHRSPDPEPPVPEQPPAAAVPAPIAAPLTVGSGSHSFPRRSRTRRHGSLPRLDQGGDAAPALRPSFGSTHWMLESTV from the exons ATGGCGAAGCTGCTGGTGCcgctggtggtgctgggggcggtggcggcgggaCCCCCGCGCTGCCCCCCGCGCTGCCTGTGCCCGGCGGCGGCTCCGAGCCCCACGCTGCTGTGCGCCCGCACGGGGCTGCTGGCGGTGCCGCCGCTGCTGGACCGCGCCGCCGTGGAGCTGCGCCTGGCCGACAACTTCATCGGCGCCGTCGGACGCTCCGACTTCGCCAACATGAGCAGCCTCGTCCACCTCACGCTGTCCCGCAACGGGCTGCGGCGCCTGGCGCCCGGCGCCTTCGCCGACCTCCGCGCCCTCCGCGCCCTCCACCTCGACGGCAACCGGCTGCCGGCGCTGAGCGGCGCCCAGCTCCGCGGCCTGGCCAACCTGCGCCACCTCATCCTGGCCAACAACCAGTTGGCCGCCATCGAACCGGCCGCCTTCGCCGCCTTCGCCGCCACCGTGGAGGACCTGGATCTGTCCCACAACAACCTCCCGGCGCTGCCCTGGGACGCCGTAGCCTCTATGGCCAGTTTGGCCACGCTCACGTTGGACCACAACCTCTTGGAGCGCATCCCCGCCGGCACCGTGGCGCGGTTACCGCGCTTGGCGCGCTTGGACCTCACCGCCAACCGGCTCCGCGCTTTGCCGCCAGTGCCGGGGCCGCCGGGCCCTACGCTGGCAGCGGGGGGGAACCCGCTTCATTGCAACTGCGAGTTGCTTTGGCTGCGCCGCTTGGCGCAACCGGACCGGCTGGAGAGCTGCGCCTCGCCGCCGCCGCTGGCCGGGCGCTTGCTCTGGGCAGTGCCGGAGGAGGAGCTGACGTGCCGCGCGCCCGCCATCGCCACCGCGGCCGCGCATCCTGCTGCCGTCATTGAGGGGCAACCCTTGACGCTGGCGTGTGCCGCCGCCGGGGACCCGCTGCCGGCGCTGCATTGGCTGGGGCCGGACGGGCGCTTGGTGCAGAACGGGTCTCGCCGCGCCGTGGGGCACGACGGCACCTTGGAGCTGCGGGTGGCCACGCTCGGGGACCACGGCGCCTTCACCTGCGTGGCATCCAACGCGGCCGGCGAGGCGGCCGCGCGCGTGGCCGTGACGGTTCTGCCGCTGCCGGTCCCTCACAGCGACGCCGGTGACGATGGCGGTGCCGGTGCCACCGCGGTGGGTCCCGGCGCCTCGGACATGGCTCGTGCCGGGGGCAATGAGACGCGGGCGCCGGGCGAGCGGCGCGTGGTGGCGGCCGAGGTGACGGCGGCGTCGGCGCGGATCCGGTGGCTGCCGCAGCGCCACGTGCCCGGCGTCCGCGTCTTCCAGATCCAGTACAACAGCTCCGGGGATGAGGCGCCAGTTTACAG GCTCCTGCCCCCCTCCAGCCGCAGCTTCACGCTGCGGGACCTGGCCGCGGGCCGCGAGTACGAGCTGTGCGTGGCGGCGCTGCAGGGCGCGGGGGGCTCCGCTCCGCCCGTCACCCACCCTCTGGGCTGCGTCCGCTTCAGCACCGCCCCCGCCGGCTCCGCCTCCCCCCCGGGCTGCGCCGCGCTGCCCAGAGCCCACTTCTTGGGGGGCACCGTCATCATCGTCATCGGCGCCGCCATCGCCGCCTCCGTCCTGctcttcatcctcatcctcacGGCGCGCTACAAAGCGGCGGCGGCTTCGCGGCGCCTCCCCACGGTCACCAGCGTCTGCTCCCAAACCAACGGCTCCCACCGGAGCCCGGACCCGGAGCCTCCGGTCCCGGAGCAACCCCCGGCGGCCGCGGTGCCGGCGCCCATCGCGGCGCCCCTCACCGTGGGCtcgggcagccacagcttcccgCGGCGCTCCCGGACTCGACGCCACGGCTCCCTCCCGCGCCTCGACCAAGGCGGGGACGCGGCGCCCGCGCTGCGCCCGAGCTTCGGCAGCACCCACTGGATGCTCGAGAGCACCGTGTGA